From the Mycoplasmatota bacterium genome, one window contains:
- a CDS encoding extracellular solute-binding protein yields MKKLVYVLTLFVFVMTVAACNTEKKSTTTTEETTTTEGTTTTEATCPGGVVTIKYANWNLGTEEENNLERRMIAEFNAQDECRQVVIDENIDPGDWAGSLNAAAAAGTLPDVFMLQTVPDAIANEWVLDISSYVKDDAEWDGLASALTDSITYDNETYAIPFAMFIQGYWINNDLFRQHNAYAPEFGFTWDEFDSAISAMTKPLDGVVGLSEEISVVDYYPALKSENLGWYSFDGSQYNLNSSVFIEGVTKAKSYFDNGYVLDAQSPETKENYFDSPGWWGEAWDSGHIAIAWEASWALPHMINDLTFDWDFIGLPDGKVVLIPDFLGVSAASEHPEVAYEFAKWMSFSKEGYLKRIEIANNNEGIVVNTLPLIDDEDVVDAYFETLDVRGLRAVYNDLDASAIVEGVKVIPGYRDSRWDAPTGIAMGTPGEDGYKDNATINDILWNSFRGNLNYSDHADAINTIANQKYTDANASLGK; encoded by the coding sequence ATGAAGAAATTGGTTTACGTTTTAACACTATTTGTATTTGTTATGACTGTAGCAGCTTGTAATACTGAAAAGAAATCTACAACAACTACAGAAGAAACTACAACTACAGAGGGAACTACAACTACAGAAGCAACTTGTCCAGGTGGTGTTGTTACAATTAAATATGCTAACTGGAACTTAGGTACTGAAGAAGAAAACAATTTAGAAAGAAGAATGATTGCTGAATTCAATGCTCAAGATGAGTGTCGTCAAGTTGTTATCGATGAAAATATTGACCCAGGTGATTGGGCAGGTTCATTAAACGCAGCAGCAGCTGCTGGAACATTACCAGATGTATTTATGTTACAAACAGTTCCAGATGCAATCGCTAACGAATGGGTATTAGATATTTCATCATATGTTAAAGATGATGCTGAATGGGATGGTTTAGCAAGTGCTCTAACAGATTCAATTACTTATGATAATGAAACATATGCTATTCCATTTGCGATGTTTATCCAAGGTTATTGGATTAACAATGATTTATTCAGACAACATAATGCTTATGCTCCTGAATTCGGATTTACATGGGATGAATTTGATAGTGCAATTTCTGCAATGACAAAACCACTTGATGGTGTTGTTGGTCTATCTGAAGAAATATCAGTTGTGGACTATTATCCTGCACTTAAATCAGAAAATTTAGGTTGGTATTCATTTGATGGATCACAATATAATTTAAATTCATCTGTATTTATTGAAGGTGTAACTAAAGCCAAAAGTTATTTTGATAACGGATATGTACTAGATGCACAATCTCCTGAAACAAAAGAAAATTATTTTGATAGTCCAGGTTGGTGGGGAGAAGCATGGGACTCAGGTCATATTGCAATTGCTTGGGAAGCATCTTGGGCATTACCTCATATGATTAATGATTTAACATTTGATTGGGATTTCATTGGATTACCTGATGGTAAAGTTGTTTTAATTCCTGACTTTTTAGGAGTTTCAGCAGCGTCAGAGCATCCAGAAGTGGCTTATGAATTTGCTAAATGGATGAGTTTTTCAAAAGAAGGATATTTAAAACGTATTGAAATCGCTAACAACAATGAAGGAATAGTAGTCAATACATTACCATTAATTGATGATGAAGATGTAGTTGATGCTTACTTTGAAACTTTAGATGTTCGAGGATTACGTGCTGTTTATAATGATTTAGATGCATCAGCTATCGTTGAAGGTGTTAAAGTTATTCCTGGTTATCGTGATTCAAGATGGGATGCACCAACAGGTATCGCTATGGGAACTCCAGGCGAAGATGGTTATAAAGATAATGCAACAATAAATGACATTCTTTGGAATTCATTTAGAGGAAACTTAAACTATAGTGACCATGCTGACGCTATAAACACAATAGCAAACCAAAAATATACAGATGCAAATGCATCTTTAGGTAAGTAG
- a CDS encoding sugar ABC transporter permease: MNRLKKINSAYLFILPYVTMFLIFIVLPVFIAFILSFTYFNAVEAPEFNGVQNYIYILTQDKVFMQTILPNTIKFSLIVGPGGYILSFLLAWILAQVPHKPRTILALMIYSPSMTAGVAITVLWQIIFSGDEKGLINGFLINYNFISEPIQWLQSPDHLMMVMIIVSLWSSMGVGFLAMLAGVLNINTEVYEAAYIDGLRNKFQEIFYITMPSMKPQMLFGAVMSIVGTFSAGAIGVQLSGANPTPQNSGQLIVNHIEDYGILRSEMGLAAAFSVVLLIIIYGISKYVNKLLND, encoded by the coding sequence ATGAATAGATTAAAAAAAATAAATTCAGCTTATTTATTTATATTACCTTATGTAACCATGTTTTTAATCTTTATTGTCTTACCAGTATTTATTGCTTTCATATTAAGTTTCACCTATTTTAACGCAGTAGAAGCACCTGAGTTTAATGGTGTACAAAATTATATTTATATCTTGACACAAGATAAAGTATTCATGCAAACAATATTGCCTAATACCATTAAGTTTTCTTTAATCGTTGGTCCTGGTGGGTATATCTTATCTTTTCTCCTTGCTTGGATTTTAGCACAAGTTCCTCATAAGCCAAGAACAATCTTAGCTTTAATGATATACTCACCTTCTATGACCGCTGGAGTTGCCATAACTGTTTTATGGCAAATCATCTTCAGTGGTGATGAAAAAGGATTAATTAATGGATTTTTAATAAATTATAATTTCATAAGTGAACCCATTCAGTGGTTACAATCTCCTGATCATTTGATGATGGTAATGATTATTGTCTCCTTGTGGAGTAGTATGGGCGTTGGATTTTTGGCAATGCTTGCAGGTGTATTAAATATTAACACTGAAGTATATGAAGCAGCTTATATTGATGGGTTAAGAAATAAATTTCAAGAAATATTTTATATTACCATGCCATCAATGAAACCACAAATGCTTTTTGGAGCAGTAATGTCAATTGTGGGTACCTTTAGTGCAGGAGCGATTGGGGTTCAGTTATCAGGAGCTAATCCTACCCCACAAAATTCAGGACAATTAATTGTTAACCATATTGAAGACTATGGTATCTTAAGGTCTGAAATGGGGCTCGCTGCAGCATTTTCAGTTGTTTTATTAATTATTATTTATGGTATTTCAAAATATGTCAATAAATTATTAAATGATTAG
- a CDS encoding YIP1 family protein: MKKFTEILIIFFLLFTPLVKVKGESAYDTFTIDAKGNFVPTQEAFTAIDIINLDLKNPSDLFIDQNNNFYIADTDNHRIVKYDQSSEEITYLGDSVLESPTGVHVTQDNLIYVADFIKEEIVVLDTKGNLIKSLARPDEIYYGEDIKFKPRKVVVDENENIYVITEGGVNGIVQLNSNGDFLGYFGANSTKPTLKMIIQRAIFSEKQLSQLAQLIPPSPTNIAIDKESIVYPIYKGQSSEALRKLNLNGTNVLFMDYNSDSLIDITVDNDGNIYTIDENEEGNISIHDSFGNLLFRFGEKNTLSMRLGQFINPSSIAVDTNGNISVLDYRTGSIQIFTKTEFGDLVFQGVKLFKDGKYTESQGIWEDVLKQNPRFALAHVGLGKAYLKNSLYHDALREFRLGNSMSDYSETYWEIRNIWLQHNIMYFIGILIIFIFIKKWFNRHKQSYELYKKYLKTRNKILNTTLFKELFYLKHILKHPVDTFYDIKNKRKVSVKTGLLLYVVLSLVVVLSTVIKGYLFRGELEQLSLLNLALSFTAPLLIFTVANHLMSSLQNGEGFYRDIFIGAIISFSPIILFSLPLSLITNFLTLNEGFIYTFAYNILFIWSVINLILMVKEIHNYKMKTLILNLLLTLFTIIILIVLFVIINILTTQMIQFFEGIIKEVRLNA; this comes from the coding sequence ATGAAAAAATTTACAGAAATCTTAATTATATTTTTCCTCTTATTTACCCCTTTAGTAAAAGTAAAGGGAGAATCTGCTTACGATACATTTACAATTGATGCAAAAGGGAATTTTGTACCAACCCAAGAAGCTTTTACAGCGATTGATATTATAAATCTTGATTTAAAAAATCCCAGTGACTTATTTATAGATCAAAACAATAATTTTTATATAGCTGATACAGACAATCATCGGATTGTTAAATATGATCAGTCAAGTGAAGAAATTACCTATTTAGGTGATTCTGTTTTAGAAAGTCCTACAGGGGTTCATGTAACACAGGATAATCTTATATATGTAGCTGATTTTATAAAAGAAGAGATTGTTGTACTTGATACAAAAGGAAATTTAATAAAATCTTTAGCACGACCAGATGAAATCTATTATGGTGAAGATATTAAATTTAAACCTCGAAAAGTTGTTGTTGATGAAAATGAAAACATTTATGTAATAACAGAAGGGGGAGTTAACGGGATTGTTCAATTGAACAGTAATGGAGATTTCCTAGGTTACTTTGGAGCGAATTCAACAAAACCAACCTTAAAGATGATTATTCAACGGGCAATATTTTCTGAAAAACAATTATCCCAATTAGCTCAATTAATTCCACCTTCTCCTACGAATATCGCAATAGATAAAGAGTCCATTGTTTATCCAATCTATAAAGGTCAATCAAGTGAAGCACTTAGAAAATTAAACTTAAATGGGACAAATGTATTGTTTATGGATTATAATTCTGACTCATTAATTGATATTACAGTTGATAACGATGGGAATATCTATACTATTGATGAAAATGAGGAAGGAAATATTAGCATTCATGATAGTTTTGGAAACTTATTGTTTCGTTTCGGTGAAAAAAATACCTTGTCGATGCGATTAGGTCAATTTATTAATCCTAGTAGTATCGCTGTTGATACAAATGGTAATATTTCAGTACTTGATTATCGTACCGGTTCTATTCAGATTTTTACAAAGACTGAATTTGGTGATTTGGTATTTCAAGGTGTCAAACTATTTAAAGATGGAAAATATACGGAAAGCCAAGGTATATGGGAAGATGTACTAAAACAAAATCCCCGTTTTGCTTTAGCCCATGTAGGATTAGGAAAAGCGTATTTGAAAAATTCTTTATATCATGATGCCTTAAGAGAATTCAGATTAGGAAATTCAATGAGCGATTATTCTGAAACTTATTGGGAAATTAGAAATATATGGTTACAACATAATATCATGTATTTTATTGGAATCCTTATCATATTTATTTTTATCAAAAAATGGTTTAATCGTCATAAACAATCATATGAGCTTTATAAGAAATATCTGAAAACAAGAAATAAGATTCTAAATACTACTTTATTTAAGGAATTATTTTATCTTAAACATATATTGAAACATCCTGTGGATACATTTTATGATATAAAGAATAAACGTAAGGTATCGGTAAAAACAGGTCTGCTATTGTATGTGGTTTTATCACTAGTAGTCGTTCTTTCTACGGTAATAAAAGGGTATCTATTTAGAGGTGAACTTGAACAATTATCCTTACTCAATTTAGCACTATCCTTTACAGCTCCTCTCCTAATTTTTACAGTGGCAAATCACTTAATGAGTTCTTTACAAAATGGGGAAGGATTTTATCGTGATATTTTTATTGGAGCAATCATTAGTTTTTCACCAATTATTTTGTTTAGTTTACCGCTTTCGTTGATCACAAATTTCTTAACATTAAATGAAGGATTTATCTATACATTTGCTTATAATATTTTATTTATTTGGTCAGTAATAAATCTTATTTTAATGGTCAAAGAGATCCATAACTATAAAATGAAGACATTGATATTAAATCTATTACTAACATTGTTTACAATCATCATTTTAATTGTTTTATTTGTGATAATTAATATTTTAACAACACAAATGATTCAATTCTTTGAAGGGATTATAAAGGAGGTAAGGCTCAATGCGTAA
- a CDS encoding extracellular solute-binding protein has protein sequence MKKVLSLALVTFIVIITLVAAIRIANEKKPISTYSPSFLLKGSHEILPSSYELFYQINQEDNVEGYQTELNQYDYEGSTLYLNDGQTVTYDLHILEEGEYEIGFDYITLNDSIVPIEITILINGENQLDRNLIIDKYWVKNDKEKRFDRNNNQVLPQQTHYEAWMTNFFKDLDTLEDENIKFHLDKGINQIEIKAVNETILLGNVYVVKNKMVKTYDEYRNKLPEKNNELITIEAEDVSYKNDVGIIMGVTRDPNVSPSSSNYNLLNHLPDYSFSQHGSEVSYHFEVDHSGYYNISLKYQQRKKVHSNIFLDIKIDNEFPFKELNNYCINPASSWTNTVIGNQFGGYQIYLEEGLHTLTIQNDVSNYQEDYKSLQQISEEINDLTLKIRKITGNQNDPYREWDLEKYIPNIKDILSDWENEIAETIQSIKRMNPQEKSNYEIKNLQSALRKIKELKSDVDKIPNKMTLLSEGSNSIAQTLTLVSNYIIDQPISIDKIYIHGSKAELPKAKHNFLYNTYLKYEGIIATFFKKGEIENQEEINVWVNRPRQIVNIMQQMVDTTFTKETGIKVNLSVMPDEQKLILANAASTQPDVALGISNWIPYELAIRGASVDLRQFEGFGELLNNFQSGAILPYVLDDGVYGLPETQDFQLTLYRKDIMESLNLEIPETYEEIKYILPTLQRYGMNFFLPLSSAGGLKPYAATSPFIYQYSGDFYSSDGLNSTINTEESYKALKMMTDLYTIYSLPQQAPSFYEYFRNGKLPIGVANFSEYKKLLFASPELAGKWNIALHPGVENENGDIDRWATGSAQSVVMFKKSYKQLESWEFIKWWMSKETQVDFMHTLQSVLGSEYLWNTANVEAFKELPIPDEHKEVILQQWQHLREVPRVPGGYMVEREVSNIWNKVVFDGVNLRLAIDDATLTINRELRRKQKEFGYIEGDKVVNKYIVPTIEQVESWKVKPKYNE, from the coding sequence ATGAAAAAGGTACTTAGTTTAGCATTAGTAACCTTTATAGTGATTATCACTTTGGTAGCCGCTATTAGAATCGCTAATGAAAAGAAACCTATTTCAACCTATTCTCCTTCCTTTTTATTAAAAGGAAGTCACGAAATATTACCAAGTTCATATGAATTGTTTTACCAAATCAATCAAGAAGATAATGTTGAGGGCTATCAAACAGAATTAAATCAATATGATTATGAAGGTAGTACTTTGTATTTGAATGATGGACAAACGGTTACATATGACTTGCATATTTTGGAAGAAGGAGAATATGAAATAGGTTTTGATTATATAACCCTAAATGATTCAATCGTTCCAATAGAAATTACTATCTTAATTAATGGTGAAAATCAATTGGATCGAAATCTAATTATTGATAAATATTGGGTTAAAAACGATAAAGAAAAAAGATTTGACAGAAATAACAATCAAGTTTTACCTCAACAAACACATTATGAAGCTTGGATGACAAACTTTTTTAAAGATTTAGATACATTAGAAGATGAAAATATAAAATTTCATTTAGATAAAGGAATAAATCAAATTGAAATCAAAGCAGTAAATGAAACAATTTTACTTGGAAATGTATATGTAGTAAAGAACAAAATGGTTAAAACATATGATGAATATCGTAACAAATTACCTGAAAAAAATAATGAACTCATCACAATAGAAGCAGAAGATGTTAGTTATAAAAATGATGTTGGTATAATTATGGGGGTTACTAGAGACCCAAATGTTTCACCTTCAAGCAGTAATTATAACTTATTAAATCATTTACCTGATTATTCATTTAGTCAACATGGAAGTGAAGTAAGTTATCATTTTGAGGTAGACCACTCTGGTTATTACAATATTAGTCTAAAATACCAGCAGAGAAAAAAAGTTCATTCAAATATATTTTTGGATATAAAAATAGACAATGAATTCCCGTTTAAAGAATTAAATAATTACTGTATCAATCCTGCATCTAGTTGGACAAATACTGTAATAGGAAATCAATTTGGAGGATATCAAATTTATTTAGAAGAAGGACTCCATACACTTACTATCCAAAATGATGTATCTAATTATCAAGAAGATTATAAATCGCTTCAACAAATATCAGAAGAGATTAATGATCTTACTTTAAAGATACGAAAAATCACAGGGAATCAAAATGATCCTTATCGTGAGTGGGACTTAGAAAAATACATTCCAAATATTAAAGATATATTAAGTGATTGGGAAAATGAAATAGCTGAAACCATTCAATCAATTAAGAGAATGAATCCCCAAGAAAAAAGTAATTATGAGATTAAAAATCTCCAATCTGCTTTAAGAAAAATCAAAGAATTAAAAAGTGATGTTGATAAAATACCGAATAAAATGACCTTATTATCAGAAGGTTCTAATTCGATTGCACAGACTTTAACCCTTGTTTCAAATTATATAATAGATCAACCTATCTCCATTGATAAAATCTATATTCATGGTAGTAAAGCTGAATTACCAAAGGCAAAACATAATTTCTTATACAATACCTATTTGAAATATGAAGGAATAATAGCGACGTTCTTTAAAAAAGGTGAGATTGAGAATCAAGAGGAAATTAATGTATGGGTAAATCGTCCACGACAAATTGTTAATATCATGCAGCAAATGGTTGATACGACTTTTACAAAAGAGACAGGAATAAAAGTTAATTTATCGGTTATGCCTGATGAACAAAAATTGATTTTAGCGAACGCTGCAAGTACACAACCAGATGTCGCCTTAGGTATCAGTAATTGGATACCATATGAACTTGCGATAAGGGGGGCCTCTGTTGACTTAAGACAATTTGAAGGTTTTGGAGAATTATTAAATAACTTTCAGTCTGGTGCTATTTTACCTTATGTATTAGATGATGGGGTTTATGGATTGCCAGAAACACAAGATTTTCAATTAACCTTATATCGTAAAGATATTATGGAGTCATTAAATTTAGAGATTCCAGAAACTTATGAAGAAATAAAATATATATTACCAACCTTACAACGATATGGGATGAATTTTTTCCTACCATTATCATCAGCAGGAGGATTAAAACCTTATGCAGCTACATCCCCGTTTATTTATCAGTATAGTGGAGATTTTTATTCTAGTGATGGATTAAATTCTACTATTAATACCGAGGAATCTTATAAAGCATTAAAGATGATGACTGATTTATATACCATTTACTCATTACCACAACAAGCACCAAGTTTCTATGAATACTTTAGAAATGGAAAACTTCCAATCGGAGTTGCTAATTTTTCAGAATATAAAAAACTTTTATTTGCTTCACCAGAATTAGCTGGAAAGTGGAATATAGCACTTCATCCAGGTGTTGAAAATGAAAATGGTGATATTGATAGATGGGCTACAGGTTCTGCTCAATCAGTCGTTATGTTTAAAAAATCTTATAAACAATTAGAGTCTTGGGAGTTTATTAAATGGTGGATGTCTAAAGAAACACAAGTTGATTTTATGCATACTCTCCAATCAGTTCTTGGCTCTGAATATTTATGGAATACTGCCAATGTTGAAGCCTTTAAAGAATTACCAATACCTGATGAACATAAGGAAGTAATCTTACAACAATGGCAACATCTAAGAGAAGTTCCACGTGTACCAGGTGGCTATATGGTAGAGCGTGAAGTAAGTAATATATGGAATAAAGTTGTATTTGATGGCGTTAATTTACGTTTAGCAATTGATGATGCAACCTTGACTATAAATCGTGAACTTAGAAGAAAGCAAAAAGAATTTGGTTATATAGAAGGTGATAAAGTGGTCAACAAATACATTGTTCCGACTATTGAACAAGTCGAGTCTTGGAAAGTGAAACCAAAATATAATGAATAG
- a CDS encoding carbohydrate ABC transporter permease, with protein MVLILVLIFRIDVKFSINKHKQFGTFSLLHPERYENKEFLFLQKPKARKVKRIVFGKLGTDGWLFKIFIYILVLSILFVYLYPLIFMLLTSLQSMSDLRNPGVNLIPSSLYWDNFAKSLEVLDYFNTLKSSFFISVVPSILLVFSCNLVGYGLARFNFKGKNIVFALILMTFIVPSQVLTIPTYLMLKKIGLLGNVLAIILPATFAQGLKHSIFILIAYQFYKSIPKVLDEAAEIDGASPLKIFLRIALPLSVPALLVSFLFSFVWYWNETSTISQYLENYKTLPIQLSKFAATFEKLYPMSDYVDQANRSIKMAGTLLTILPVLGVYFILQRWFVEGIDRTGITGE; from the coding sequence ATGGTTTTAATATTAGTTCTTATTTTTAGAATCGATGTCAAATTTTCAATTAATAAACATAAACAATTTGGAACATTTAGTTTATTGCATCCAGAGCGATATGAAAATAAGGAGTTCTTATTTTTACAAAAACCTAAGGCTCGAAAAGTTAAGAGAATTGTATTTGGAAAATTAGGTACCGATGGATGGTTGTTTAAAATATTTATCTACATTTTAGTCTTAAGTATCTTATTTGTTTATCTTTACCCATTAATATTTATGTTACTAACAAGTTTACAATCAATGTCTGACTTGAGAAATCCAGGGGTAAATTTGATACCAAGCTCACTTTATTGGGATAATTTTGCGAAAAGTCTTGAAGTTCTCGATTATTTTAATACTTTAAAATCGTCCTTCTTTATTTCAGTTGTCCCATCAATCTTATTGGTATTTTCATGTAATTTAGTAGGATACGGGCTAGCGAGATTTAACTTTAAAGGTAAAAATATTGTATTTGCTTTAATCTTAATGACCTTTATTGTTCCTTCACAAGTCTTAACAATACCGACCTACCTAATGCTTAAAAAAATTGGTTTATTAGGAAATGTTTTAGCGATTATATTACCTGCAACATTTGCCCAAGGGTTAAAACATAGTATTTTCATCTTAATCGCCTACCAATTTTATAAATCAATTCCAAAAGTGTTAGATGAGGCAGCAGAAATTGATGGTGCTTCTCCACTTAAGATATTCCTTAGAATTGCCTTACCATTATCAGTTCCAGCATTACTTGTCTCATTCCTATTCTCATTTGTTTGGTACTGGAATGAAACATCTACAATATCACAATACTTAGAAAATTATAAAACACTTCCGATTCAATTATCCAAATTTGCTGCAACATTTGAAAAACTTTATCCTATGAGTGATTATGTTGATCAAGCAAACAGAAGTATTAAAATGGCAGGAACACTACTTACAATACTACCCGTTCTAGGTGTATACTTCATTCTACAAAGATGGTTTGTAGAAGGTATCGACAGAACAGGGATAACAGGAGAATAA
- a CDS encoding carbohydrate ABC transporter permease, which translates to MSYFGTKINPKYHHRSQIKFYLFVLPLAIFMVLPIIYIFVTAFKPIDELFAFPPRFYVINPTLDNFRDLAYMSDSSGLPMGRYILNSILVTGFVLVLSLLFSTMAGFALSKKHFKGKSLLFEINTLAIMFVPIAVTIPRFLIISKLGIINTFSAHILPLLAVPVGLFLVKQFIDQIPNELIEAAYVDGANDFYIYKKIIIPLIKPAIATVAILAFQSTWNNVETSTLFVNNSELKTFAFYLNTFVTQSNAVAGAGIAAASSMIMFLPNLIIFIFLQSKIMNTMAHSGIK; encoded by the coding sequence ATGTCTTATTTTGGAACAAAAATAAACCCTAAATATCATCATAGAAGTCAAATTAAATTTTACCTATTTGTCTTACCCTTAGCCATCTTTATGGTTTTACCAATTATCTATATTTTTGTAACAGCATTTAAACCAATTGATGAACTATTCGCCTTCCCACCTCGGTTTTATGTGATTAACCCAACATTAGATAATTTTAGAGATTTAGCTTATATGAGTGATAGTAGTGGGTTACCGATGGGGCGTTATATTTTAAATAGTATCTTAGTGACTGGTTTTGTATTAGTTCTATCATTATTATTCAGTACAATGGCAGGTTTTGCCTTATCAAAAAAACATTTTAAAGGGAAATCTTTATTATTTGAAATTAATACACTAGCGATTATGTTTGTGCCTATTGCCGTTACAATTCCAAGATTTTTAATCATTAGTAAATTGGGTATTATCAATACCTTTTCAGCACATATTCTACCATTACTAGCTGTTCCTGTTGGATTGTTTTTGGTTAAACAATTTATTGATCAAATACCAAATGAATTAATTGAAGCAGCCTATGTGGATGGTGCTAATGATTTTTATATTTATAAAAAGATCATTATTCCTTTAATTAAACCAGCGATTGCAACCGTTGCAATTTTAGCGTTTCAGTCTACTTGGAATAATGTAGAAACCTCAACTTTGTTTGTAAATAATTCAGAGTTAAAAACATTTGCGTTTTATTTAAACACATTTGTGACCCAATCAAATGCGGTTGCAGGAGCTGGGATAGCAGCAGCTTCTTCAATGATCATGTTTTTACCTAATTTAATTATATTTATCTTTTTACAAAGTAAAATTATGAATACAATGGCTCATTCAGGAATTAAGTAA